Proteins from a genomic interval of Scomber japonicus isolate fScoJap1 chromosome 10, fScoJap1.pri, whole genome shotgun sequence:
- the si:ch73-95l15.5 gene encoding uncharacterized protein si:ch73-95l15.5, giving the protein MMSYRGKNDLCRICGGGLQGNQRRWLFQGQNKKTGQPQTPTESLRGGSLSRSSQSSPWGSTLSLGSSVSLSKSQLSLSSPSKGMDLLSVLTHILGQSVSRGNGQGEFVCGKCMCALERVFKFDSVIARVRVLSSERLQKLTQERDKIRQWVRQNYRQRHPQDFQSRGSTSEEDGDVEKEGYREMLKENMALSEYECWSEKWDSCPYFIRTGKRCSKGKGCEGCDSLRVSDSDYESVCGVPRRMPFQPFSPLALSRDKSQSMPLHWQKVPSIYSSPASLAGSSLSLRASSRTESIQSLDSLDANDPFDSPGDQAVNFVLKELRCIEGKHVISPSGSKIPVLGRRNGKYSRETGEKLLPTINRVLNFGDGENGGDETDEEYGDILTELRDEFMPLHRESTTGRVHHAVRHLQGQLDQAAARIRTLEAELKHGKSKPTEVNGSEEWTSLAQEEGGSFLLQSLGHSLHSRERLIQECMGLIRRLCVEEGAGSELADKLTENLGENLKEILSNNKTALKSLMSEITAKEKATENEIEALRKAGRDRERDLDTLNTVLQCNQYIINDLQVALREKERLLEEVEKEREVWRQRDRALTAVLQEKETLICCLKEELESCQKAVQTLSDSVIGQGPTGGRAEAALASQLKEKESQLAALLKEREGNSTTMCQEVTKLTAALQESQTIIQNQQESHSQKVSSLTDQLKDVRQELREKQKHKKEAERVLQNDREDRDREERKLKDSLEKRDKLIEQILLDAEERDHLFRELQQNLQKNRTL; this is encoded by the exons ATGATGTCCTACAGAGGTAAAAATGACTTGTGCCGAATATGTGGAGGCGGTCTCCAGGGAAACCAAAGGCGGTGGCTGTTTCAAGGCCAAAACAAGAAGACTGGTCAGCCTCAGACCCCGACAGAGTCCCTGAGAGGAGGAAGCCTGTCCAGATCCTCGCAGAGCAGCCCCTGGG GCAGCACTTTATCCCTGGGATCCTCCGTCTCTCTGTCAAAGTCCCAGCTATCCCTGAGCTCACCCTCTAAAGGAATGgatctgctctctgtgttgacCCACATACTGGGGCAGTCTGTTTCACGGGGCAATGGGCAGGGGGAGTTTGTGTGTGGCAAATGCATGTGCGCCCTCGAGCGGGTGTTCAAGTTCGACTCGGTGATAGCCAGGGTGAGGGTGCTTTCATCTGAGAGGCTTCAGAAGCTGACCCAGGAGAGGGACAAGATCAGGCAGTGGGTTCGCCAAAATTACCGCCAGAGACACCCACAGGACTTCCAGAGCAGGGGCAGCACCAGTGAGGAGGATGGCGACGTGGAGAAGGAGGGCTACAGGGAGATGCTCAAAGAGAATATGGCTCTTTCAGAGTATGAGTGCTGGTCCGAGAAGTGGGACTCATGTCCGTATTTTATAAGAACGGGTAAAAGATGCAGCAAGGGTAAAGGATGTGAAGGCTGTGATTCCTTGCGAGTGTCAGACTCGGATTATGAGTCAGTTTGTGGAGTTCCCCGCCGTATGCCTTTCCAACCTTTCTCTCCTTTAGCATTGTCCCGGGATAAATCCCAGAGCATGCCGCTCCACTGGCAGAAGGTGCCCTCCATCTACTCCAGTCCTGCTTCGCTGGCGGGGTCCAGCCTCTCCTTACGGGCGTCTTCCCGCACAGAGTCCATTCAGTCTCTGGACTCTCTTGATGCCAATGACCCCTTTGATTCACCAGGTGATCAGGCAGTCAACTTTGTGCTCAAGGAGCTGAGATGTATTGAAGGAAAGCATGTCATTTCGCCATCAGGGAGCAAAATCCCAGTTCTGGGCAGGAGGAATGGAAAGTATTCAAGAGAAACCGGAGAGAAGCTGTTACCGACTATTAATCGGGTGCTGAACTTTGGGGATGGGGAGAACGGAGGGGATGAAACTGATGAAGAGTACGGAGACATCCTGACAGAGCTGAGGGACGAGTTCATGCCTCTTCATCGAGAG AGCACCACAGGGAGGGTTCACCATGCTGTCAGGCACTTGCAAGGTCAGCTGGACCAAGCTGCGGCCCGCATCAGGACTCTGGAGGCTGAGCTGAAACATGGGAAGAGTAAACCAACAGAAGTCAATGGATCAGAGGAGTGGACCTCT CTGGCCCAGGAGGAAGGTGGCAGTTTCCTGCTGCAGAGTCTCGGTCACTCCCTGCACAGCCGGGAGCGTTTGATTCAG gaGTGTATGGGTCTGATCAGAAGactgtgtgtggaggagggggCAGGGTCTGAGCTGGCCGACAAGCTGACTGAGAATCTGGGCGAGAATCTGAAAGAAATTCTCTCCAACAACAAG ACTGCTCTGAAGAGTTTGATGTCTGAAATAACTGCCAAAGAAAAGGCCACGGAAAATGAGATCGAGGCACTGAGGAAGGctggaagagacagagagagagacctcgACACACTCAACACTGTGCTGCAGTGCAACCAGTATATTATCAAT GATCTGCAAGTGGCTCTGCGGGAGAAAGAACGActgctggaggaggtggagaaagagagggaggtgtGGAGACAGCGTGACAGGGCCCTCACTGCTGTCCTGCAGGAGAAGGAGACTCTGATCTGCTGCCTCAAAGAGGAGCTGGAGAGCTGTCAGAAAGCTGTGCAG ACGCTCTCCGACTCTGTGATTGGTCAAGGACCGACGGGGGGAAGAGCTGAGGCGGCTCTTGCCTCtcagctgaaggagaaggagagtcAGCTGGCAGCCTTGttgaaggaaagagagggaaacagCACCACCATGTGCCAAGAGGTCACCAAACTCACCGCGGCCCTGCAGGAGTCCCAGACTATTATTCAG AATCAGCAGGAGAGTCACAGCCAGAAAGTTTCCTCTCTGACGGATCAACTCAAAGACGTTCGGCAGGAGCTGAGGGAGAAACAGAAGCACAAGAAGGAGGCTGAACGAGTCCTGCAGAACGACCgtgaggacagagacagagaagagaggaaactgAAGGACAGCCTAGAGAAGAGAGACAAACTCATAGAG CAAATCCTCTTGGATGCTGAGGAGCGGGACCATCTGTtcagagagctgcagcagaacCTACAGAAGAACCGCACACTGTGA